The following proteins come from a genomic window of Hymenobacter canadensis:
- a CDS encoding TIGR01777 family oxidoreductase, whose translation MSRKVLISGGTGMIGTRLAEMLIDAGYEVALLSRQTANSHYRSFRWDPRAGTIDEAAIPYADYVVNLAGSSVSDGKWTDERKRDIMTSRLGGTALLARELAKPGHHVRAFVSASAIGIYGDSADRVVNEETPAASADDFLADVSRQWELAAQDVEKLGIRTVISRIGIVLSPEGGALVPLARTVKLMAGAPLGSGKQFMSWIHLDDLCRLIIQMLEEPKWEGTYNAVAPHPVTNEEFTKTLADVLHRPLVLPKVPEFALNLMMGEMSEIVLASQRVSAEKVLRQGFTFEYPNLKPALESFYGEG comes from the coding sequence ATGTCCCGAAAAGTTCTCATCAGCGGCGGTACCGGCATGATCGGTACCCGCCTTGCCGAGATGCTCATTGATGCCGGCTACGAAGTAGCGCTGCTCAGCCGGCAGACCGCCAACAGCCACTACCGCAGCTTCCGCTGGGACCCGCGCGCCGGCACCATCGACGAGGCCGCCATTCCCTACGCCGACTATGTGGTGAACCTGGCCGGCTCTAGCGTGTCAGACGGCAAGTGGACCGATGAGCGCAAGCGCGACATCATGACCAGCCGCCTGGGCGGCACGGCGCTGCTGGCCCGCGAGCTGGCTAAGCCTGGCCACCACGTCCGGGCCTTCGTGTCGGCTTCGGCTATCGGCATCTATGGCGACAGCGCCGACCGGGTGGTGAACGAGGAAACGCCCGCCGCTTCCGCCGACGACTTCCTGGCCGACGTGTCGCGGCAGTGGGAGTTGGCCGCGCAGGACGTGGAGAAACTAGGGATTCGGACCGTTATCAGCCGCATCGGCATCGTGCTCAGCCCCGAGGGCGGCGCGCTGGTGCCGCTGGCCCGCACCGTGAAGCTGATGGCCGGCGCGCCGCTGGGCTCGGGCAAGCAGTTTATGTCCTGGATTCACCTCGACGACCTCTGCCGCCTGATTATCCAGATGCTGGAGGAGCCCAAGTGGGAAGGCACCTACAACGCCGTGGCACCGCACCCGGTCACGAACGAGGAGTTTACCAAAACCCTGGCCGACGTGCTGCACCGCCCGCTGGTGCTGCCCAAAGTGCCGGAGTTTGCCCTGAACCTGATGATGGGCGAGATGAGCGAAATCGTGCTGGCCTCGCAGCGCGTAAGTGCCGAGAAGGTGCTGCGCCAGGGCTTCACGTTTGAATATCCGAACCTGAAGCCCGCGCTGGAATCGTTTTACGGCGAGGGTTAA
- the folE gene encoding GTP cyclohydrolase I FolE, whose protein sequence is MANSVPAPDGDLRLTTDAHLPTNLHTPLRPDAFALSDDEKISGITEHFREIMLLLGLDLTDDSLAGTPRRVAKMYVQEWFRGLNPEHRPEVRLFENRYQYSQLLLERDITLFSCCEHHFVPIIGKAHVAYLPGDNVVGLSKLNRVVQYYARRPQVQERLTRQIAEELKQTLHTDNVAVLIEADHLCVMSRGVNDTSSSTITAEYSGAFAEDATLRAEFLRLLGK, encoded by the coding sequence ATGGCTAATTCTGTGCCCGCGCCGGACGGCGACCTCCGCCTCACCACCGACGCGCACCTGCCCACCAATTTGCATACCCCCCTCCGCCCCGATGCATTCGCGCTGAGCGACGACGAAAAGATTTCTGGTATCACGGAGCACTTCCGTGAAATCATGCTGCTGCTAGGCCTCGACCTGACCGACGACAGCCTGGCCGGCACGCCGCGCCGGGTGGCCAAAATGTACGTGCAGGAGTGGTTCCGGGGCCTCAACCCCGAGCACCGCCCTGAGGTGCGGCTGTTTGAGAACCGCTACCAGTACTCGCAGCTGCTGCTGGAGCGCGACATCACGCTGTTTTCGTGCTGCGAGCATCACTTCGTGCCCATCATCGGCAAGGCGCACGTGGCGTACCTGCCCGGCGACAACGTGGTAGGCCTCAGCAAGCTCAACCGGGTGGTGCAGTACTATGCCCGCCGCCCGCAGGTGCAGGAGCGACTCACGCGCCAGATTGCCGAGGAGCTCAAGCAGACCCTGCACACCGACAACGTGGCCGTGCTCATCGAGGCCGACCACCTGTGCGTGATGAGCCGCGGCGTAAACGACACCAGCAGCTCGACCATCACGGCCGAGTACAGCGGGGCGTTTGCCGAAGATGCCACGCTGCGGGCCGAATTTCTCCGCCTGCTCGGTAAATGA
- a CDS encoding 6-pyruvoyl trahydropterin synthase family protein, whose amino-acid sequence MSVTVCRKEHFNAAHRLHNPAWSPEQNQQVFGKCNNPSYHGHNYELIVRLTGEIDPDTGYVYDMKRLSDLIKREILDTFDHRNLNLDTEEFRHLNPTAENMAVVIWNRLRTHIESRLSLSVTLYETERNFVEYHG is encoded by the coding sequence ATGTCCGTAACCGTCTGCCGCAAAGAACATTTCAACGCTGCCCACCGTCTGCACAATCCGGCTTGGAGCCCGGAGCAAAACCAGCAGGTGTTCGGCAAATGCAACAACCCCAGCTACCATGGCCACAATTACGAGCTGATTGTGCGCCTGACCGGCGAAATAGACCCAGATACGGGCTACGTGTACGATATGAAGCGCCTGAGTGACCTCATCAAGCGCGAGATTCTGGATACCTTTGATCACCGGAACCTCAACCTCGACACCGAAGAATTCCGTCACCTGAATCCTACTGCCGAGAACATGGCCGTAGTCATCTGGAACCGGCTGCGGACCCACATTGAGTCCCGGCTCTCCCTCTCGGTCACGCTGTATGAGACCGAACGCAACTTTGTAGAATACCATGGCTAA